A DNA window from Synechococcus sp. UW179A contains the following coding sequences:
- the aroC gene encoding chorismate synthase produces MGSSFGTLFRISTFGESHGGGVGVVLEGCPPRMELDLPAIQAELDRRKPGQSRITTPRKEADQVEILSGVMDGITLGTPIAMVVRNKDQRPQDYREMEVAFRPSHADATYQAKYGIQARSGGGRASARETIGRVAAGAIARQLLSKAHGTEVMAWVRRIHDLEATVDINAVNRESVEANIVRCPDAAMADRMIERIEAIGRDGDSCGGLIECVVRRPPVGLGMPVFDKLEADLAKAVMSLPATKGFEIGSGFAGTRLKGSEHNDAFLPSEEGRLRTATNNSGGIQGGISNGEPIVIRVAFKPTATIRKEQTTINDRGQATTLAAKGRHDPCVLPRAVPMVEAMVNLVLADHLLRQQGQCSLW; encoded by the coding sequence TTGGGCAGCAGTTTCGGCACCCTGTTCCGCATCAGCACCTTCGGCGAATCCCATGGCGGCGGTGTCGGCGTGGTCCTAGAGGGTTGCCCGCCGCGAATGGAACTCGATTTGCCAGCGATTCAGGCCGAACTGGACCGGCGCAAGCCAGGTCAAAGCAGGATCACCACACCGCGCAAGGAGGCCGATCAGGTGGAGATCCTGAGCGGTGTCATGGATGGCATAACCCTGGGCACACCGATCGCCATGGTGGTGCGCAACAAAGATCAGCGGCCTCAGGATTATCGAGAGATGGAGGTTGCCTTTCGACCCTCCCACGCCGATGCCACCTATCAAGCGAAGTACGGCATTCAAGCCCGCAGCGGCGGAGGCAGAGCATCGGCCCGAGAAACGATCGGCAGGGTGGCGGCTGGTGCTATCGCCCGACAGTTGCTGAGCAAAGCCCATGGCACCGAGGTGATGGCCTGGGTCCGACGCATTCATGACCTCGAAGCCACGGTGGACATCAACGCCGTGAACCGCGAGTCCGTAGAAGCCAACATCGTGCGATGTCCCGATGCTGCAATGGCCGATCGGATGATCGAACGGATTGAGGCCATCGGCCGTGACGGAGACTCCTGTGGAGGACTAATCGAATGCGTTGTACGCAGACCTCCCGTGGGTCTGGGAATGCCTGTGTTCGACAAGCTCGAAGCGGATCTGGCCAAGGCGGTGATGTCACTACCCGCCACTAAAGGCTTCGAAATTGGCTCAGGTTTTGCCGGCACACGGCTGAAAGGGAGCGAGCACAATGATGCTTTTCTTCCAAGCGAAGAAGGCCGATTGCGTACAGCCACCAACAACTCTGGCGGAATTCAAGGAGGCATCAGCAACGGCGAGCCGATTGTGATCCGGGTGGCATTCAAGCCAACAGCAACAATCCGAAAAGAGCAAACAACGATCAACGACCGCGGGCAAGCCACCACCCTCGCCGCCAAAGGCCGGCATGACCCATGTGTGCTGCCTAGGGCCGTGCCGATGGTGGAGGCCATGGTGAATCTGGTTCTGGCCGATCACCTACTCAGGCAGCAGGGTCAGTGCAGCCTCTGGTGA
- a CDS encoding cyclopropane-fatty-acyl-phospholipid synthase family protein: MTSTYSAAASTAAHYDDSDDANRFYAGIWGGKDIHIGLYESPEEPIATASRRTVDALIALMGQPLPSNEATTLQVVDFGSGCGGAAKRLRGSPGIRVDAINTSAVENNRHRLLNQEAGLSERITVHDASFEAVPLADGCADVVWSQDAILNSDERRMVMREAARLLKPGGVMVMTDPMAADGVQTE; this comes from the coding sequence ATGACGAGCACCTATTCCGCAGCAGCCAGCACTGCAGCGCACTACGACGACAGTGACGATGCCAATCGGTTTTACGCAGGCATCTGGGGCGGCAAGGACATTCATATCGGCCTCTATGAGAGCCCAGAGGAGCCGATCGCAACTGCAAGCCGTCGCACTGTCGACGCGCTGATCGCACTGATGGGGCAGCCTCTACCCTCAAACGAAGCAACCACACTGCAGGTTGTGGACTTCGGGTCCGGTTGCGGAGGTGCAGCCAAACGACTCCGTGGCAGCCCTGGGATCCGGGTGGACGCCATCAACACCTCCGCGGTTGAGAACAACCGACATCGGCTGCTCAATCAAGAGGCCGGCCTCTCTGAGCGGATCACTGTTCATGACGCATCCTTCGAGGCGGTGCCTCTCGCCGATGGCTGCGCCGATGTGGTCTGGAGTCAGGACGCGATTCTCAACTCCGATGAGCGTCGAATGGTGATGAGGGAAGCAGCCCGTTTGCTGAAACCAGGCGGTGTGATGGTGATGACCGACCCCATGGCAGCCGATGGCGTACAGACTGAGTAA
- a CDS encoding glycine betaine ABC transporter substrate-binding protein: MEAPRRSLPGSASARPTLRLGWSPWADAEVVSLIAQTVIQQAYDVRVERVLADIGIQYASLARGDLDLMLMAWLPLTHRDYYRRVRDRVVDFGSMYSGRLGWVVPDYVPAADLTSIADLRDRSLAARFDNRVQGIDPGSGLNQASVEALKSYRLNDLELVASSSVAMTAVLDQAMRQQRWVVVTSWTPHWMFARYKLRFLQDPQRVFGGIEWIHALGRPELDLEMQDVAGFLTRFHLPDQEMSDLLLQANEQTAEAAVDDYITSHPARVRYWSTGEIASG; encoded by the coding sequence GTGGAGGCCCCTCGCCGTTCACTGCCCGGTTCGGCATCCGCACGACCCACACTGCGCCTTGGTTGGTCACCCTGGGCTGATGCTGAGGTGGTGAGCCTCATCGCTCAGACCGTGATCCAGCAGGCTTACGACGTGAGGGTCGAGCGTGTTCTTGCCGATATCGGCATTCAGTACGCCTCACTGGCCCGTGGTGATCTGGATCTGATGCTGATGGCGTGGTTGCCGTTGACGCATCGTGACTATTACAGGCGGGTGCGTGATCGGGTCGTCGACTTTGGCTCGATGTATTCAGGCCGTCTGGGCTGGGTGGTTCCGGATTATGTGCCTGCTGCGGATCTCACCTCCATTGCTGATTTACGCGATCGTTCCCTGGCGGCCCGCTTCGACAATCGCGTGCAGGGGATCGATCCCGGTTCGGGTCTGAATCAGGCCTCGGTCGAAGCACTCAAGAGTTATCGCCTCAATGATCTGGAGCTGGTGGCGTCCAGCAGTGTTGCAATGACGGCGGTGCTGGATCAGGCCATGCGTCAGCAACGCTGGGTCGTGGTCACCAGCTGGACACCCCACTGGATGTTCGCTCGTTACAAGTTGCGTTTTCTGCAGGATCCGCAACGCGTGTTCGGCGGTATCGAGTGGATTCATGCGCTTGGTCGTCCTGAGCTGGATCTGGAGATGCAGGATGTGGCCGGTTTCCTCACGCGTTTCCATCTGCCTGATCAGGAGATGTCGGACCTGCTGCTGCAGGCCAATGAGCAGACGGCCGAGGCCGCTGTTGACGACTACATCACATCGCATCCGGCGCGTGTTCGTTACTGGAGCACCGGCGAGATCGCCTCAGGCTGA
- a CDS encoding permease, translating to MPSAQFSNTLRRQEKPPGDVGRQPKRAYQETRPIEPFMDINQVAPQLIGQSLWSGWLMFWATLWPLVLGFCLSGLVQASASRKAMERVMGSHKPGAILRASGLGMVSSSCSYAASAMSKNLFARGADFITAQVFMVASTNLVLELGLVLIVLLGWQFAAAEFIGGPLMIILLTWWGTHLFPVRLTRPAQERLRESAIANAADDGLSKPERLGSRLRSPATWANAASYALADLTMLRKELLIGFVVAGMLSALVPDTLWRIVFMQNQGVWTSVQNALIAPLIAIISFVCSVGNVAMAAALWTGGVSFGGVIAFIFADLITLPLLLIYRKYYGPRLALRMLLGLWLLMSISGLVVEGLFRVTGLIPLTRINAGQTLSIGWNSTTWLNLVALSILAMAWWLAHNKERFGGGAGYALDPICGMQVEKANAPATRQRDGKQFWFCSDHCAEHFDQQGEPEPKTTSEVGQDNSKNASKPYRDPICGMAVNPEKPGSRREHAKETILFCSSRCAQHFDAEPAKYVEETIDPICGMQVHIKPSTPHRQRGQVHAWFCSSHCAETFDSREASA from the coding sequence TTGCCTTCTGCTCAGTTCAGCAACACGTTGCGTCGCCAGGAGAAGCCACCAGGTGATGTGGGGCGACAACCCAAACGTGCCTATCAAGAAACCAGACCCATTGAGCCATTCATGGACATCAACCAGGTGGCGCCGCAGCTGATCGGCCAATCGCTCTGGAGCGGATGGCTCATGTTTTGGGCAACGCTGTGGCCTCTGGTGCTCGGCTTCTGCCTCTCGGGCTTGGTGCAGGCCAGTGCAAGCCGCAAGGCCATGGAACGCGTGATGGGATCACACAAGCCGGGAGCGATTCTGCGCGCCTCAGGGCTGGGCATGGTGTCGTCGTCATGCTCTTACGCCGCCTCGGCCATGAGCAAAAACCTCTTCGCCAGAGGTGCCGACTTCATCACGGCCCAGGTGTTCATGGTGGCCTCCACCAATCTGGTGCTTGAGCTCGGACTCGTGCTGATCGTGCTGCTGGGCTGGCAGTTTGCCGCAGCTGAGTTCATCGGCGGTCCACTGATGATCATTCTGCTGACGTGGTGGGGAACCCATCTGTTCCCTGTTCGCCTCACGCGTCCGGCCCAGGAGAGGCTTCGAGAAAGCGCCATCGCCAATGCCGCGGACGACGGGTTGTCCAAACCGGAGCGTCTTGGCAGCAGGCTTCGCTCACCAGCGACCTGGGCCAACGCCGCCAGTTATGCGCTGGCCGATCTGACCATGCTGCGCAAAGAGCTGCTGATCGGCTTTGTCGTCGCCGGCATGCTGAGCGCCCTGGTGCCGGACACTCTCTGGCGGATTGTGTTCATGCAGAACCAGGGGGTCTGGACGTCAGTCCAGAACGCCTTGATTGCCCCTCTAATCGCCATCATCAGCTTCGTCTGCTCGGTCGGCAACGTCGCCATGGCTGCAGCTTTATGGACGGGTGGCGTGTCCTTCGGTGGTGTGATCGCGTTCATCTTTGCGGATCTGATTACGTTGCCGCTGCTGTTGATCTACAGGAAGTACTACGGACCGCGGCTGGCTCTGCGCATGCTGCTCGGTCTTTGGCTCTTGATGTCCATCAGCGGCCTGGTCGTTGAGGGTCTGTTCCGGGTCACAGGACTGATTCCCTTGACACGAATCAATGCTGGGCAAACCCTCTCGATCGGCTGGAACAGCACCACATGGCTCAATCTGGTCGCCCTCAGCATTCTGGCGATGGCATGGTGGCTGGCTCACAACAAGGAACGCTTCGGAGGCGGTGCCGGATATGCCCTCGATCCCATCTGCGGAATGCAGGTGGAAAAAGCCAATGCACCCGCGACGCGACAACGCGACGGCAAGCAATTCTGGTTCTGCTCCGATCACTGCGCTGAGCACTTCGATCAGCAAGGCGAGCCAGAACCGAAAACCACCTCTGAGGTCGGCCAGGACAACTCTAAAAACGCTTCCAAGCCATACAGAGATCCGATCTGCGGTATGGCTGTTAACCCTGAGAAGCCGGGGAGCCGGCGTGAACACGCCAAGGAGACGATTCTGTTCTGTAGCTCACGCTGCGCGCAGCATTTCGACGCAGAGCCCGCGAAGTACGTGGAGGAGACAATAGATCCGATCTGCGGGATGCAGGTCCACATCAAGCCCTCCACGCCACATCGACAAAGAGGTCAAGTGCATGCATGGTTCTGCAGCAGCCATTGCGCCGAAACCTTTGATTCCCGAGAGGCATCAGCCTGA
- a CDS encoding ABC transporter permease subunit produces MTLILAAAHQAGWLGQAIDFFVEWLLANAQGLFDVIKASVLALVSVTQWLLEWPPAWLFALITAALGLWRVNGGFALFVLLGFNLVLSMALWSEMITTLSLVLTASGLALLIGLPLGILSARFRLVWRLVRPCLDLMQTMPAFVYLIPAVMLFSTGAVPSILATLIFAMPPVVRLTHLGIVQVPDDLIEAGRSFGCSDRQLLWKVQMPNAVPTVMTGVNQTIMLSLSMVVIASMIGGGGLGDVVLRGIQQLDVGMGFEGGIAVVILAVILDRLSQSFAGRRGSSLQERLRAWMSLWRAS; encoded by the coding sequence GTGACGCTGATCCTGGCTGCTGCCCATCAAGCCGGTTGGCTTGGTCAGGCGATTGATTTCTTTGTTGAGTGGCTGTTGGCCAATGCCCAGGGATTGTTTGATGTGATCAAGGCTTCGGTCTTGGCCCTGGTCTCCGTCACCCAGTGGTTGCTGGAGTGGCCGCCAGCCTGGTTGTTCGCTCTGATCACCGCGGCGCTTGGGCTCTGGCGAGTCAATGGGGGTTTTGCTCTGTTTGTTTTGCTCGGTTTCAACCTTGTGCTCTCGATGGCGTTGTGGAGCGAGATGATCACCACCCTCTCGCTTGTGCTGACTGCGTCAGGCCTTGCTCTGCTGATCGGCCTCCCTCTGGGCATTCTTTCGGCACGCTTCCGACTGGTCTGGAGGCTGGTGCGTCCTTGCCTGGATCTGATGCAGACCATGCCGGCTTTTGTCTATCTGATTCCAGCTGTGATGTTGTTCAGCACGGGTGCGGTTCCTTCGATCCTGGCCACCCTGATTTTTGCCATGCCGCCGGTGGTCCGTCTGACGCACCTGGGAATCGTTCAGGTTCCTGATGACCTCATCGAAGCCGGTCGCTCCTTTGGTTGTAGTGATCGCCAGTTGCTCTGGAAGGTGCAGATGCCCAATGCCGTTCCCACCGTGATGACTGGGGTCAACCAAACCATCATGTTGTCACTTTCCATGGTCGTGATCGCTTCGATGATCGGGGGTGGCGGTCTCGGTGATGTCGTGTTGCGTGGAATTCAGCAGCTTGATGTGGGGATGGGCTTTGAAGGAGGGATCGCCGTGGTGATTTTGGCGGTGATCCTCGACCGTCTCAGTCAGAGCTTTGCCGGTCGTCGTGGATCATCACTTCAAGAGCGATTGCGCGCCTGGATGTCTCTGTGGAGGGCTTCATGA
- a CDS encoding glycine betaine/L-proline ABC transporter ATP-binding protein, producing the protein MDPEHLYASRGVRAAVQDVSMEILAGEIFVVMGLSGSGKSTLLRMLNGLISPCEGEVTVQGFSLSAMTTQQLAELRRHQMAMVFQSFALFPHRSVLENAAFGLEVAGMPRKPRIDRAMKALERVGLAAEARKRPRELSGGMQQRVGLARALALDPPILLMDEAFSALDPLIRKDMQDLLLELQAEQRRTVVFISHDLDEAIRIGDRIALMQDGRLLQCDTAQRLLHHPANDEVKRFFRDVDVASVLTVESIAQPPLHQRVCDLDELLPDQGDITVYVTDRQQHLRGVLRAGRGWFDISAIKTLSAGTSVKEAIDVVANSSEPVPVLDDEKRLLGVISPRQLLLAMEASA; encoded by the coding sequence GTGGATCCTGAGCATCTCTATGCCAGTCGTGGCGTGCGGGCTGCTGTCCAGGATGTCTCGATGGAGATTCTCGCCGGCGAGATCTTTGTGGTGATGGGTCTTTCCGGTTCAGGTAAATCCACTCTGCTGAGAATGTTGAATGGTCTGATCTCTCCCTGCGAGGGAGAGGTGACTGTCCAGGGCTTTTCGCTGAGCGCGATGACGACACAGCAGCTGGCGGAGCTGCGCCGTCATCAGATGGCGATGGTTTTTCAGTCGTTCGCGCTCTTCCCCCATCGCAGCGTGCTTGAAAATGCTGCTTTTGGACTCGAGGTTGCGGGCATGCCCCGCAAGCCGAGGATCGATCGTGCCATGAAGGCGCTTGAGCGTGTAGGGCTGGCCGCAGAGGCCCGAAAACGCCCACGCGAGTTGTCTGGGGGAATGCAGCAGAGGGTTGGTCTGGCCAGAGCCCTGGCCCTTGACCCGCCGATTTTGCTGATGGATGAGGCCTTCTCCGCACTGGACCCCTTGATCCGTAAAGACATGCAGGATCTGTTGCTGGAGCTACAGGCAGAGCAGCGTCGCACGGTGGTATTCATTTCCCATGATCTCGATGAGGCGATCAGGATCGGTGACCGGATCGCCTTGATGCAGGACGGGCGACTTCTGCAGTGCGATACCGCGCAGCGGTTGCTGCATCACCCAGCCAATGATGAGGTCAAACGCTTTTTTCGCGACGTCGATGTGGCGTCGGTTCTGACAGTGGAGTCGATTGCGCAGCCTCCTCTCCATCAGCGGGTGTGTGATCTGGACGAACTCCTGCCTGACCAAGGAGACATCACCGTGTATGTGACCGATCGTCAGCAGCATTTGCGTGGTGTTTTGCGAGCAGGCCGCGGCTGGTTCGACATATCAGCCATCAAGACGTTGTCAGCCGGAACATCTGTGAAAGAAGCCATTGATGTGGTGGCGAACAGTTCTGAGCCAGTGCCAGTGCTGGATGACGAGAAGCGGCTGCTGGGCGTGATCAGCCCGCGTCAATTGCTGCTCGCAATGGAGGCAAGCGCGTGA
- a CDS encoding cupin domain-containing protein — translation MPEESPSSNRSPMEVVNQLIREWSLEPHPEGGWFRELYRSSSWVTRADGQQRAAITSILYLLDAGSRSRWHAVHQADEVWTHLQGTPLSLWTLEPQGGQAVQHVLSMHNPVHVVPAGHWMAARSEGQYSLVSCCVGPGFDFADFEMLRDRPAPEHPPGALSELI, via the coding sequence ATGCCAGAGGAATCCCCATCATCAAATCGCTCGCCGATGGAGGTCGTGAATCAATTGATTCGGGAATGGAGCCTCGAACCACATCCAGAGGGTGGTTGGTTCCGTGAGCTGTATCGAAGCTCATCGTGGGTCACCCGTGCCGATGGCCAGCAACGGGCCGCAATCACCAGCATCCTCTATCTGCTCGATGCAGGGTCCAGAAGCCGCTGGCATGCAGTTCATCAAGCCGATGAGGTCTGGACCCATCTGCAAGGAACACCACTGAGTCTCTGGACGCTTGAACCGCAGGGAGGCCAGGCCGTGCAGCACGTGCTCTCGATGCACAATCCTGTTCACGTCGTGCCCGCAGGCCACTGGATGGCAGCACGCTCGGAGGGGCAGTACTCCTTGGTGAGCTGCTGTGTCGGACCAGGTTTTGACTTTGCAGACTTCGAGATGCTTCGAGACCGGCCGGCGCCTGAACATCCGCCAGGGGCACTGAGCGAGCTGATCTGA
- the sat gene encoding sulfate adenylyltransferase, with the protein MTASSPSSQTGVIAPYGGTLVDLMVPEGDKAAVKASAVSSIECSDRNACDVELLVVGGFSPERGFMLQADYDAVVAGNRTTTGYLFGLPIVMDTDREDITVGQKILLTYKGQDLAVLTVEDKWEPNKVVEAKGCYGTTSLEHPAVRMIATERRRFYLGGLIQGLELPSRVFPCKTPLEVRAGLPEGEDVVAFQCRNPIHRAHYELFTRALHASNVSENAVVLVHPTCGPTQQDDIPGAVRFQTYERLAAEVDNARIRWAYLPYAMHMAGPREALQHMIIRRNYGCTHFIIGRDMAGCKSSLSGDDFYGPYDAQNFAKECAPELTMETVPSLNLVYTEEEGYVTAEHAEARGLHVKKLSGTQFRKMLRSGEEIPEWFAFKSVVDVLRST; encoded by the coding sequence ATGACCGCCAGCTCCCCTTCCTCTCAGACCGGTGTGATCGCTCCCTACGGCGGCACCCTTGTGGATTTGATGGTGCCTGAGGGTGACAAAGCCGCTGTGAAGGCCTCAGCCGTGAGCAGCATCGAGTGCTCCGACCGCAATGCCTGTGATGTTGAGCTGCTGGTGGTCGGTGGCTTCTCCCCTGAAAGGGGCTTCATGCTCCAGGCCGATTACGACGCCGTGGTGGCAGGCAATCGCACCACAACGGGTTATCTGTTCGGACTGCCGATCGTGATGGACACCGACCGTGAGGACATCACGGTGGGGCAGAAGATTCTGCTCACCTACAAGGGTCAGGATCTCGCGGTGCTCACCGTTGAGGACAAGTGGGAGCCCAACAAGGTCGTCGAGGCCAAGGGCTGCTACGGCACCACGTCGCTGGAACATCCCGCTGTGCGCATGATCGCCACCGAGCGCCGCCGTTTCTATCTCGGTGGTCTGATTCAGGGCTTAGAGCTGCCGTCTCGCGTGTTCCCCTGCAAAACCCCACTGGAGGTTCGCGCAGGCTTACCTGAAGGGGAAGACGTTGTGGCTTTCCAGTGCCGCAATCCCATTCACAGAGCTCACTACGAGTTGTTCACCCGAGCCTTGCATGCCAGCAATGTCAGTGAGAACGCTGTGGTGCTAGTGCATCCCACCTGCGGTCCTACCCAGCAGGATGACATTCCTGGAGCCGTGAGATTTCAGACCTACGAGCGACTTGCCGCTGAGGTGGATAACGCTCGGATCCGTTGGGCCTATCTGCCCTACGCAATGCACATGGCAGGCCCCCGTGAGGCCCTTCAGCACATGATCATTCGCCGTAACTATGGATGCACCCATTTCATTATCGGACGCGATATGGCCGGCTGTAAGTCGTCCTTGAGCGGTGACGACTTTTATGGTCCCTACGACGCTCAGAACTTTGCCAAGGAATGCGCTCCTGAGCTCACCATGGAAACCGTGCCCTCTCTGAACCTCGTTTACACGGAAGAAGAGGGTTACGTCACTGCTGAACATGCAGAGGCCAGAGGTCTGCACGTGAAGAAGCTGAGCGGCACTCAGTTCCGCAAGATGCTGCGCAGCGGTGAAGAGATCCCCGAGTGGTTCGCTTTCAAAAGCGTCGTGGATGTACTTCGGTCCACCTGA
- the ftsH3 gene encoding ATP-dependent zinc metalloprotease FtsH3, which translates to MNKRWRNIGLGALLVLAIVVIAPAFFGGAGGPQPEARSLRYSDFVERVQEDQVSRVLLSPDRGTAQVVETDGRRAEVNLAPDKDLLKLLTDHNVDIAVQPSRQPGAWQQAASSLIFPLLLLGGLFFLFRRAQSGGGGGNPAMNFGKSKARVQMEPSTQITFGDVAGIEGAKLELTEVVDFLKNPDRFTAVGAKIPKGVLLVGPPGTGKTLLAKAVAGEANVPFFSISGSEFVEMFVGVGASRVRDLFEQAKKNAPCIVFIDEIDAVGRQRGAGMGGGNDEREQTLNQLLTEMDGFEGNTGIIIVAATNRPDVLDSALMRPGRFDRQVTVDRPDYAGRLQILGVHARGKTLSKDVDLDKVARRTPGYTGADLSNLLNEAAILAARRDLSEVSNDEISDAIERVMAGPEKKDSVMSDRRKRLVAYHEAGHALVGALMPDYDPVQKISIIPRGNAGGLTFFTPSEERMESGLYSRTYLQNQMAVALGGRVAEEIVYGEDEVTTGASNDLQQVASTARQMITRFGMSDKLGPVALGRSQGGMFLGRDIAAERDFSEDTAATIDEEVSDLVALAYRRATKVLVDNRPVLDELADMLVDQETVDAEEFQELLIRSDVRIAEYV; encoded by the coding sequence TTGAACAAACGTTGGCGAAACATCGGGCTTGGGGCCCTCCTAGTGCTCGCGATCGTAGTGATCGCACCGGCTTTCTTTGGAGGCGCCGGTGGCCCTCAGCCCGAGGCACGCTCTCTTCGTTACAGCGATTTTGTTGAGAGAGTCCAGGAAGATCAGGTCAGCCGTGTGCTTCTCTCTCCCGATCGTGGTACGGCTCAGGTCGTCGAGACCGATGGCCGTCGTGCCGAGGTCAATCTCGCTCCCGACAAAGACCTGCTCAAGCTGCTCACCGATCACAACGTTGACATTGCGGTTCAGCCCTCCCGCCAGCCCGGCGCCTGGCAGCAGGCCGCATCAAGTCTGATCTTTCCCTTGTTGCTGCTCGGCGGGCTGTTCTTCCTTTTCCGTCGTGCCCAGTCCGGCGGCGGTGGTGGCAATCCCGCCATGAATTTCGGTAAGAGCAAGGCGCGTGTCCAGATGGAGCCTTCCACGCAAATCACCTTTGGTGATGTAGCTGGGATTGAGGGGGCCAAACTTGAACTCACCGAGGTGGTCGATTTCCTCAAGAACCCTGATCGCTTCACCGCTGTTGGAGCCAAAATTCCCAAGGGTGTTCTGCTTGTAGGCCCTCCAGGTACTGGCAAAACCCTTCTGGCTAAAGCTGTTGCTGGCGAGGCCAACGTTCCCTTCTTCTCGATCTCCGGTTCCGAGTTTGTCGAGATGTTCGTGGGCGTTGGTGCAAGTCGTGTTCGCGATTTGTTTGAGCAGGCCAAGAAAAACGCACCCTGCATCGTGTTCATCGATGAGATTGATGCGGTTGGTCGTCAGCGCGGGGCTGGCATGGGTGGTGGAAATGATGAGCGTGAACAGACGCTTAATCAGCTGCTCACCGAGATGGATGGTTTTGAGGGCAACACCGGCATCATCATTGTCGCGGCCACTAACCGTCCGGATGTTCTTGACTCAGCGCTGATGAGACCGGGCCGTTTCGACCGTCAGGTCACGGTGGATCGTCCCGACTACGCAGGTCGTCTACAGATCCTCGGAGTGCATGCCCGTGGCAAGACGCTCTCTAAGGATGTTGATCTCGACAAGGTGGCACGACGCACCCCCGGCTATACGGGGGCTGATCTGTCCAACCTGCTCAACGAAGCGGCAATTCTTGCCGCCCGTCGCGACTTGAGCGAAGTCAGCAACGACGAGATCAGCGATGCCATCGAACGCGTCATGGCAGGTCCTGAGAAAAAAGACAGTGTGATGAGTGATCGCCGTAAGCGTCTCGTCGCCTACCACGAAGCTGGCCATGCTCTGGTCGGCGCTCTGATGCCTGATTACGACCCGGTTCAGAAAATTTCGATCATTCCGCGTGGAAATGCTGGTGGACTGACCTTCTTTACTCCCAGCGAAGAGCGGATGGAGTCGGGCCTTTATTCCCGCACTTATCTCCAGAACCAGATGGCCGTTGCGCTTGGCGGCCGTGTCGCCGAAGAGATCGTCTACGGAGAGGATGAAGTCACAACAGGCGCATCCAACGACCTCCAGCAGGTGGCTTCGACAGCAAGACAAATGATCACCCGCTTCGGCATGAGCGACAAACTCGGCCCAGTGGCTCTTGGTCGTTCTCAGGGAGGCATGTTCCTTGGCCGAGATATCGCTGCTGAACGCGACTTCTCGGAAGACACCGCGGCCACCATCGACGAAGAAGTCTCTGATCTTGTGGCTCTCGCCTACAGGCGTGCCACGAAGGTTCTTGTCGACAATCGACCTGTCCTCGACGAGCTCGCTGACATGCTCGTGGACCAAGAAACTGTGGATGCCGAAGAGTTCCAAGAACTGCTGATCCGCAGTGATGTCCGTATTGCTGAATACGTCTGA
- a CDS encoding bifunctional 4-hydroxy-2-oxoglutarate aldolase/2-dehydro-3-deoxy-phosphogluconate aldolase produces MSVLLNTSDLEEGLIRSLRIQPLLVVLRPQSTDLEAPFSITCLSRQLDQLVEAGVQHVEIAWIDHPRWPDLVMAAMSRHPRLSLGAASITQLSALRQVAELGFSYAMSPLLDKRLQQRAKQRDFLLVPGVMTPSEIRQACDLDCRLVKLFPANVLGRGFYRQIAAPMGNLPFMIAAGGLRAGDLYSWLEAGYDAIALGRTVFENDGFDPCLAAWIGA; encoded by the coding sequence ATGTCCGTATTGCTGAATACGTCTGATCTTGAGGAGGGCTTGATCCGCTCCTTGCGGATCCAGCCCCTTCTGGTTGTTTTGCGCCCACAGAGCACTGACTTGGAGGCGCCCTTTTCAATTACATGTCTTAGTCGTCAGCTTGATCAGCTGGTTGAGGCAGGTGTTCAGCACGTTGAAATCGCTTGGATTGATCATCCGCGCTGGCCTGACCTTGTGATGGCAGCGATGTCTCGTCATCCACGTTTATCTCTGGGTGCGGCATCGATCACGCAGCTGTCGGCTTTGCGGCAGGTGGCTGAGCTTGGATTCAGCTATGCCATGTCACCGCTCTTGGACAAACGGTTACAGCAAAGGGCAAAGCAGCGCGACTTTTTATTGGTGCCAGGGGTGATGACACCTTCTGAGATCAGGCAGGCTTGCGATTTGGATTGTCGTTTAGTGAAGTTGTTCCCGGCCAATGTGCTGGGTCGCGGTTTCTATCGACAGATCGCTGCGCCAATGGGCAATCTCCCTTTCATGATTGCTGCTGGAGGCTTGCGAGCCGGTGACCTCTACTCCTGGCTGGAAGCTGGATATGACGCCATCGCTCTTGGTCGGACGGTGTTCGAAAACGATGGTTTTGATCCATGCCTGGCCGCCTGGATTGGCGCATGA